AAATTTCTTTCTAATTCATGGTGTATCGCTGATGTCTTCACAAAAAACCTTAGCACTTGCCCTGTGCCTGGCCATGACCGGCTGCGCCAGCCACTCCCAGGACGCTTCGAAGGACGGCGGCCTCAACTGGTGGCCCTTCGGTTCGGACAAGGTTGCCGAACAGGACGTGAAGGACGCGGTGACCGAGAAGGTCGTCCAGGCCGATGCCAAGTCTGAAAGCAGCAGCCGCTGGTGGTGGCCGTTCGGCTCGAGCGACAAGCAGGCCGAGGCGCCGGCAGTGCCCAAGATCGACCAGAAGGCCACCCAGGCCTGGCTGGACGAGTACGAACCGAAGCTGCGCGAGGCCGCCAAAGACAGCAAGCTTGAAATCGAACGTCGTGACAACGTGCTTGCGGTGACCCTGCCGGTCGACGGCTCCTACAACCCGGACCGCCCGAACATGCTGCTGCCGTCTTCTCTGGGCCCGATCACCCGTGTGGCCAAGATCGTCGAAGGCGACCCGAAGACTGCCGTGCTCGTACTTGGCCATGCCGATACCAGCGGTGTCGCCGTCGCCAACCAGAAGCTCAGCCTCGAGCGTGCCGCGTCGGTCTCGGCGATCTTCCGCTTGAGCGGCTTGCAGCGTGACCGCCTGACTCTCAAGGGCATGGGTGGCGTGATGCCACGCGCGGCCAATGACAGCGTCGAGGGTCGAGCCCTGAACCGCCGTGTGGAAATGCTGCTGACCCCGCAGAACACCATGGTCGCCTTGCTGGCCAAGTACCAGCAGGCAGCTCCGGCGCCGGTGCCTGCGGCGATGGTTGCCACCCAGGATGCCAAGGCACCCGCCAAGGCCGCTGATGCCAAGCCCGCCGCGAAGAAGACTGTCGCCAAGGCCGCAGCCAAGCCCGCCGCGAAAAAGCCTGTCGCCAAGGCTGCAGCCAAGCCGGCCGCGAAAAAGCCGGCAACCAAGCCCGCAGCCAAGAAAGCGGCGCCTGCTGCCGACAAGAAAGTCGCCGCCAACAGCCCTGCGAAGACCAATTGATCGTCTAAGGAAACGCAGCCATGACTCAATCCCTGGCCGACATGCGGCGCGACTACACCCGTGATGGCCTGGCCGAGGCCCAGGCACCGGGTGAGCCGTTCGCGCTGTTTCACCATTGGTTCGGCGACGCGGTGAAGACTGAACAGCCGCCCGTCGAGGCCAATGCCATGACCCTTGCCACGGTTGACGGCGAAGGGCGTCCGCATTGTCGGGTGCTGCTGCTCAAGGGGCTCGATGAGCGCGGATTCACGTTCTTCACCAACTATGAAAGCGCCAAGGGCCAGCAATTGCTGGTCAATCCGTTCGCTGCGATGACGTTCTTCTGGCCGGCGCTCGAGCGCCAGGTGCGCATCGAAGGGCGAGTGGAAAAAGTCAGCGCAAAAGAGTCGGACGACTACTACCAGGTACGTCCTCTGGGCAGTCGGCTGGGGGCCTGGGCCTCGCCACAGAGCCGAGTGATCGCCGATCGCGCAGCGCTCGAAGGTTTGGTCAAGGCTACCGAGGCGCGGTTCTCCGACACTCAGCCGCATTGCCCGGACCATTGGGGTGGTTACCGCTTGCTACCTGAGCGGATCGAGTTCTGGCAGGGGCGCTCCAGCCGCTTGCACGATCGCCTCAATTACCGGCTGATCGATGGTCAGTGGCAGCGCGAGCGGTTGGCTCCGTGATTGCCAGGGGGCCGCTTGCGGCCCTCGCCATTACCCGGTAAGGCTTGATCTTCATCCCGCCTTCAGCGGCGAAAACACAGTCCAACGCCCCCTGTCATTGCGACGATGAAGTAATCCACGACTATTCTTGGTCTCATTGGTGAAGTGGGCGGCAAGGTGCTTGGCGCCTGTACTCGAGCTGAATGAAAACAATTTAATAACGTTTGTGTCGTGACACCCATCAACACGGGGAGTCTAATGGACACCTGACTTATGGAGATTCCCCATGCGTAAATCCGTTTTGATGGTGGCAAGCTTCACCACCATGGCGCTGTTGCTCGGTGGCTGCCAGTCCAGCCTGACCGGTGACAGCTACTCTCGAGATGAAGCCCGTCGCGTGCAGACTGT
The Pseudomonas putida genome window above contains:
- a CDS encoding OmpA family protein, whose amino-acid sequence is MSSQKTLALALCLAMTGCASHSQDASKDGGLNWWPFGSDKVAEQDVKDAVTEKVVQADAKSESSSRWWWPFGSSDKQAEAPAVPKIDQKATQAWLDEYEPKLREAAKDSKLEIERRDNVLAVTLPVDGSYNPDRPNMLLPSSLGPITRVAKIVEGDPKTAVLVLGHADTSGVAVANQKLSLERAASVSAIFRLSGLQRDRLTLKGMGGVMPRAANDSVEGRALNRRVEMLLTPQNTMVALLAKYQQAAPAPVPAAMVATQDAKAPAKAADAKPAAKKTVAKAAAKPAAKKPVAKAAAKPAAKKPATKPAAKKAAPAADKKVAANSPAKTN
- the pdxH gene encoding pyridoxamine 5'-phosphate oxidase, with product MTQSLADMRRDYTRDGLAEAQAPGEPFALFHHWFGDAVKTEQPPVEANAMTLATVDGEGRPHCRVLLLKGLDERGFTFFTNYESAKGQQLLVNPFAAMTFFWPALERQVRIEGRVEKVSAKESDDYYQVRPLGSRLGAWASPQSRVIADRAALEGLVKATEARFSDTQPHCPDHWGGYRLLPERIEFWQGRSSRLHDRLNYRLIDGQWQRERLAP